A stretch of DNA from Arachis hypogaea cultivar Tifrunner chromosome 19, arahy.Tifrunner.gnm2.J5K5, whole genome shotgun sequence:
CTTCTCGTCCATCCTATGTCGGAACAACTTGGCTATGTGTCTTCTTTCACAATCCTGGTCATGGAAAAGAACATAAACCATGAAATCCACATTCATAGGTAAGatgtgtttatttatttgttctttcttttctttttttttttttttttttttcttttctgaccTTGAACATGTTAAGATGAAAGGGTTTGTCTGGATTCATCCTTCTCAGCTTCTGATAAGTGTATGCAAAACTTAGCTGATCACGAGGAGTAAACCGGTCGACTTCGTTGAACCAAAGACATGAGAACAAATTTGACATTGGGGTGTGTGCCCTTATAATAAAGGAACCTTCAGGTACATCTGCCAGCAAGAAGAAAATAAGTACATTAATCAACAATTTTGGAGAACTGGAAGAGAGCAAACCCTCAAAACAACAACATACTGCTTGGGAGAAGCTTGTTTGGATCTGATGCATTAAATCTTTGCAGTCCATCGGCCTTGTAAAATGCGAATTGTTCATCTATAACTGTATGGTTATACTTGTTTAGTTTCTTGTTTTGTGCTACCTCTTCCCACACACAATGCCGATCATAGTGATTGGATATCGCAAATTCATAACCCTTTCGCCACAAGAAGTACTCTAAGATCAGATATGGATCAAGCTGAAGACGTAATTTGCTGTCCAACCAAATCGAATACCTGAAACAAAATTTGAAAGAAAACCAAGAGCAAAAACCACAATTTAAATAGAATTCAAACCAGTACTGTTGAAATCAAAAGAACAACACATTGGACATCAGGCTCGGCCTCAcctagcaaaagggaaaagccgATGTGGCAATAACTTAGGTATTTTACCCACTCTCCGCATATCGTCATAAGGCAGGTTCTTCACTACCACTAACTTCCAAAAGCCAATGAAACCCATCCTATCAGGCACATGGCCTTCGGCAGTAAGGGTTCGTACCGTAATCTCATCGGTAAACATCACAAAGCACACATTCTTCCTTGACAAACGAGTGATCTGAAATCACAATGACTATGTGAATGTAACAAAGTATGCTCTGTGACAATCATATCAACAGTTGATGATTGATCACACATAGGAACCACTGACCTCAACAAGACAACATTTTAATATTTGCAAGTTTACAACAAGAACTCAGTTCAAAGACATTTTAATAGTAGCAACAGCACATATTCAGCACTAGAGAGATATATGTTGAGAATAGTAAGTAATGATCAAATCTGTTGTTAATGCTCAACCTTTTACCCTTGAGTAGGCTTGCAAAAACATTTTTCCCCACCTTTCCCAATGCAATTTACCAAATTAAAGGAATACAAAGTTGGACGTTAGAACAGTaatgagatatttatttttccctAGCTACGTGGCCAAACATCTTATGGACTGAGAAGAGAAGCATGAGTGAAATAACTATGTGATAATTGATAACTAGCTATGTTGTAAGAGTCTTATGTTTCCAATGCCATTAGATATTTCCTTCACAAGATCTTCAAAATAGGAAGCACAAGAAATTGAGAACACAAATCAATGGGCTCATGTATGTTCATATTGTGAGTTGCTACAGTTGATGGTGACATTCCAATTAATTTCTCAAGATCTCCTTATTATTTCATTGTCCAAAATTCATTGTGTCTAAGCTTTCTACACTAGAATTATGTGAACACAAACATAAGCAGGTTATTGGTATCTTTAGAAGTCCATCTCCCAAACAGGGTATACGATACTAAGGATGCAGGCGACAAATTACACAATGCACCACTTAGAGAGGACCAGACAAACATGTAGGTTTATGCTGACAGCCAACCCTAAACACAAAATATCCACTTAGACTATAATAACTTCACATACtaccattttaaaattaaatggaaCTAAAAATATGGATTATTAGTTTACTATAAAAATCACATCATGTGAATGTTAACCTCCGAATCCTTTTGAAGTCCCACAAAAAGAAATATCAGATTCTTTAGAACCATTACCGTTTTGTAGGCTGGAACCCTCAACCGATCAGAATTGCCAAATATGCACGAAATCACAGCAATATGGCATCTGCTAATGTAACTTGCATCATCTTCTGCCAAGTCAAATCCAGTGCTAGGGTAACCCTGAGGACCTCGAACAAAACCACAGTTTATATTCTGATCACGTGCAAAAAATGAATTTTCCCTCTCTTCCAAGCTCTGATGGCCACCAAATCTGGGCACCCACTCTTCCACGCCCTCAGGCTTCTCTTCTGTCTCTGTGTAGTGTAAGTTAAATCGTGCAAATTTTCGGCTTTCTAGTGGCTCTACAAGTTGTGTAGTTGAGTTTAACAGCTTCATCTCACAGGATCCTGAAAATAGGTCATGTGCAGGCAGGTTAAAGAGTTTTGCATACTTCTCTTTATAGATATTTTCTGGATAAGAGAAGAAGAAACATTCCCATCCACAAATATTTGAAAGCTAGACAGTGGTTCTAAGGATGTTTTATGAATCTAGAGAAGCTATggaaaagttcaaaataaaacCAGTTAGATATAGTGGTTTAAGTTTCCACTATAGCCATAAAGGCCCCATAACAtaccaaaaagataaataaatagataaataaaaattggaagtGTTTGTAAAATAGACCAATTTGTGTGAAAACTGGTTTTGAATAAACTTTAAAATCAACGAAAATCGATGTCAACCTAAGGCAAATTGAGATAGCAGTATGTGACGAGTGGGAATAGCACAAGAGTAAAAACTAATCTTATATAAACAGGGTTTGTCGATGTGATTGGTTAGAAAATCATCTCAATGTCTCTCAGTAAACAACATTCAGGGAAGCATCAGAAATAACTTTCCAAAGGAAGCCATTCAACCACAGATATTTTAGGAGTTCAACTGAAACCCCCATAAAATAAATATGAAGGTCACCTGAAAACTTACGGTGCCTGGATTTCCTTTTTGTTTCCGGTTGAGACTTTTTGCTTgagcttgcttttcttttgtttgagaaAGATGCTCCTCCATCACCCTCAGAAATATCATCGTCATTAGTTCCAGCATCAAAGGAATCATGGGATTCTTGTTGGAATCCATTGTCCAATGCTACTACATTGGAACTAGAAACCTTCCCTCTAACATGTTTACTGTTGTCAGAGTCATCGACTTCAGATTCATGGAAATCGAAAAAGTCATCATAGTCATCATCAATATCATCCATTGCATTCTTCTTGTTTAGGTCAGAATCATGTGACATTTTGCCATCACCTTCTCCTGAGCGTCCTGCATTCTTCAAAGAGGCCTCATATTCCTCTTCATACCTTCTCAATTCATGGCGTCCAGCTTCATTATATAAGCCAGTGCCTTTTCGCTTTACACCTGTGTCAGAATAACCCTGAGAAGACttaacatcattcttcttcttcttaagtAAAACAACTTCTGCTTTTTCATCGCCAGTATCCCCACCAGTCTGCTTCATCATATCCTCATTGTAATCATCATCCCTTCTCCTATCATCCCTATCCCAATATCTCGAATCTCGACCATGTCCCCCAGAACCCTGGCCAAACTCAAGAACTTTCTTCTCTATCCGTGGTATATTTGTAAGAAAATCAGACTCGGCCTTTGAATCATCGGCAATATCACCACCATTACTTATTTCTGCAACCAAAGATTGGCAATCTTAAAATGACAGAAACCAATCCATTGCATAAAGAAGAACAAAAGCTAAAACATAAAACAACCTCAGCTCAAAAGTTCATTCGACAAACAATTTCGAATTCCCCTTCAAGACTTGAAGCATAAGAATAATAATGATTGATGATCAAGCAAATACTTGGGTCGACACATTATTATTCCGGTCactggcaaaaaaaataaaaaagttgatgAAACCAGAAGATCTATTAGCTTCCCAGAAACCCCAATGCAACAAGTtgaacccccccccccccttttttttcccaaaaaaaaaaatatcacacATCAAAACCTTCAGATTCAAACTTCAACCAGCAACCAAacaataaatcaaactcaaaacacaTGCAAAAACACACCATGCAGATTTACAATCTCACTCAACAAAGCACAAAAAAGAAAAGCTGTCATTGCGATcacacttcaaaaaaaaaaaaatgaaaaaagagtaAAAAACACTGGTTCAAGAGCAACAAGAAGAAGCTTCACCTTCTCTAGAAATGTAAGAAAACGTGACGACAGTGAGGACGAGTACGAGGAACAGGAAGAGGAGGATCGCCGGAACCGGAACCCGCCAGCCCCTTTCGGATCGCGCCGATCGCCGGTGCCGATTCTGCTTGTGAGTGGCGACGCCAACGGCTCCGCCACGAATCCCGACGGCAACGTGATCGGGGGAACCACCGTTGGGGTAGAGTGGATCCCCTCTCACCCCAAACCTCTCCATCCCCGATTGCCTTTGCTGTGCCATGACATCACAAAAAATGAAAAAGcgtagaagaaaaaagagaaaaaaattgcagtgtttttttctctctctagaaccttctctctctaaaaaagtaAGACCTACCCAGGAGCTCGTTTTGttcaaagattcaaacttttgGTTTGGTTTAGCGGTGAGAGGTGAGGGTGCTGCTGATTCTTGGTGGTTGAGTGCTGAAGAGTGTGAAGCAAGCGATAGATGAAGATGGTTCagtgtttttttcctttttcttttttttttgggaaaaaaattGGTAAGAAGAGttttcaattaattattaattaattcgtCATTAATTAAAAGCAATGCATGTGTGTCAGTGTgtgacagagagagagagggctTGCCGGTGACAGTGAGTCGGTGACGACGGCGTCGGCCGGTGATGTAGACGGAGGAAATTagatgttttaataaaaaaattaaaataaaaacttactAAAACATTGTTAATTCATTGAATCAAGAGAGTATTTTCAATGCATTTATAATGTAAAATTTACATTGCGGTTAATTATACCCCTTCTTTTAGATGAATATTTAagtgattaatataaaaaaatatttatttttattaacagtTATATTATCACTAAGTATATTTAGTGAGAtaatactttgttgttgttgttgttattaacaGTTGTATTATAACTaacagtatattaaaattaaatttttaaattaattaaaaaaatcttttttactgTAAGATTTGGTTGGTATTGTTTGTTGGGGTTCATTAAATGAATCATGGTCTGATCCCAGTTTAAGAATATTCGAAATCGTGATTAGGTTTGTTTTTGTGTAAACTTTAAAGAAAGATTAGATTAGGTTTGGGGAATGGAGATGGATTTACTAATTACTAAGCTGAGCTCTCAAGAAATGTGGCATTAGTTGGGAAAAGGACAGAACTTTGACAATAAATAAAACAAGTTGGGAAAAGCATCATTTTTCCCAAGATATACATGCAGTTATGCACAGTACGTGAAGTCATTAATTATTGCCTGAAGCTCCCCAATTCCCATTATGCCTTTCTCTTTTGAGAGAAATTATTATGCTCAAGTTTTCTTCATATTTGGGAAGCTGAGGTAAATCTAAATCTTAAAACGGTGATGGTAAGTTTTGAGAATTacatggtgatggtgatggtgaccTTGAGGGTAATAGTGATGGTTAAAATATCAACGTGCAGTTGGATGAGTAATTTGTAggaagtaattttatttttttataaaaaatatctaataaatttaattttgatatatagtgTAAAAAAATTTACGTattcatttaattatatttatttttgtaaataattattcatgtaattatataatatataattattttattaatgtaatgttagataattgattattgaatatatatatatatatatatatatatatattttatatttatccaaattaaatttatatctatttttttttggtacgatattttttaattttcagaccaaaaattaataaatttttgtcattagccaataaattattgTGTATATAAGACAAGATTTGAAttcatatctaatttaatttgtgaaatttgaaaaagaaacttATATTAACAAACTCAGATCAATTACTTGGGTTGGATTAACTTTGGGTAAGATTCAAACACAACAGTTAACCCATTTCGTTGAATGACAATTTTAAGCTCAATTCAACCTATTTGAGTGAGGCACCTACTTCAACAGTATATTTCATGGAGTTTAGggtttttacaattttattagaAAATGTAAATCAAAtgtaagtttttaaaatttgttatgtattaattgttttgaaaaaaaataaaaaataaaatatttttaattttttatctttttacccAATGTTCTTAGAAACCTTTTTGTTAGATTCTATGTTCCTAATGTAAAAACTCACTATGATTTTAGAAAGATTCTAATTGAGTTAAGTACTAAAATCGTCCTTAAGatttggggtgaaaatcaaaatcgtctccgatctttttttgttattaaaatcatcatcaacgttacaaaatgttataaaatcgtccttttgtccataaataaaatttttcggACAATTTTGcccttaaacaaaaattaaaaagtctcTCCACCTTCACCACTACCCTCTGCATTATCATCACCATCACTATCGCTACACCATAACCACCATCACCATCGCTACACCATAACCACCAACAATCCAGcaacaccaacaacaacaataaaaaataaatcaacaaaaattttaaattaaacaattCAGTAATCATCAACTATAATTTCAGATCCAAAATTAGcaacaacataaattaaaaaatttaaaaaagaaaaactcatatgttcttcacaaaaaaaaaagaagaagagagaaagagaacaaTACGAAGAAACTGAGAACAAGAACTCAAAAATAGCCTTGAGCTTCTTCACTTCAGAAATAGCCTTGAGCTTTTTCACTTCAGAAAGATCAAGTAACGTAGTCTTGGTGATCAAATCAGAATTCAAGTTGCTACCAAACAACGCAACATCAAGAACAGACGCCATCACTATTCATATATAACAGAAgtctcatcattctcctcttcaccTTCCTCACCCCACCACCACCCCACTATCATCATCAACACCAGAACCCACCACCACCCCCACCTCAGAAAATCATAACTCAGAATAATCAACAAATTCACtttgaacaataatcaacaaattcagcaacaacaatattccaaATTTAAGACAAatcacagaaaattaaattataaatatttcataacaaatttcactaaaaattcagaaattctacAACAAAAATCCAGTTCAAAAAAGAAGGAACAGTGGCGGAtcacaagaagaagaaggaggaacagTGGCGGATCACAGGCGGCAGAACGGCAGTGCGGCAGTGCGACGGGGCGGCGGTGCGGCTTTCCTTCCCTTCCCTTCCCTCCCCCtctcccccacccccacccccacccccctCAACGGCGGCCCTGGCGGTGGTGACGCTCCCCTCGGTGGCTCACTCCCTCTCTCACGCTGTCTCTCTTCTCGGCTCAACTCTGATTCGCGACggcactctctctccctcttccctTTGATGACGACGATGACAAGCAAGGCAGCTAGGCATGGCGGCGGCGGCACTGGACACGGCctccctctcttcccttctcAGCTCTTCGTCACTCTCTCCCTCAAGCCCTCaccgtttctttctttctttttgtttctctctttcctttcttttttatttattttattttataattatatttcttttattttataatttttttaatgaggggtagtttggtaataaaaaaataaaattggtaaaaaagatgattttaaagcgtttttgaacattgaagatgattttaataaggaaaaaggatcgaggacgattttgattttcgtCCCTTATTTTAGGGACGATTTTAGTACTTAATCCATTCTAATTCAATTATTTGAAGAGTCTTATTAACAACTATGCTGATTGATATATAAATAAGTGAGTTCAATGGTGTCTTTGTTATGATGTCTAAATTGTCtaactttctttttaaaataaaaaataaaatatttaaaataaaaaataaatcatataaaatttattaaatattatttatttatcttttttagtaACTTAGGTATAATGTGATAGATACTATAGCATTtactatataaatattatattaaaatttaatatttttatttttatagtgaaatttatttatggaaaaaaaaaatttagtaaacaTGCATGTTAAAGAGACAAATTTGTTAATGTGACACATAAGTAACACTATAAcacatattcatatatatatatatatatatatatatatatatatatatatattttttttttttaagagtcaaattaattttaaattaagaaatttcaatgtcttaatttaatttcattttataaacTTAGTCACTAATTAAGAATATTAAGTGTATATTATAATATCACTTAAtatgttatattaataaattttgacgtgattaaaaatagaattaattgaattatcttaaaatttttaaaaaataaatttaacaaaaataatcgaaaatcaatttaaaaaacaagtaatgttttagaaattaatttaacaaTTTACTCAATTATTACACTATTATTAATCACATTAAAGAATTCTaggaataattaattaattaatcattgaaATAAtttcaaagagaaaaaaaaaatcaggtAATGCAATTATTTTCTCTGCTGTTCTCTTCACCACAAAATAGTGTGTTCCATTTTAATGGTGATTGGGGATTCGAACCACAACGCAAGTGCGTAGATACAAACATGGATACCTTCAATTTCGCATCTTTCGCACTTTCTGGTCCCTCCGGTGAGTGCTGAATGccccctttctctcttttttccccCTTATTCCCAAATTCGGAAGAAGCTTCTTTTTCAACCTGGGCAAGTTCTTGTTCGattatgaaattcaaaatttcaacttTCAACACCAGcaattcgtttttttttttcttcttttgcttcccTCTTTTGTGCTTTCAGAGTTATAGCGTTGACTTTGCTTTGGTATAGTGTTTAGTAGTGAAGCAGTGTAGGTAGGACTTAGGAGTAGTGGTTTTATAATCTATTTAACTTTCTTCTATACCGTTAATCACGATTTCTATTGTTTATGATTGCATATAGATACTTATGTGTTTCTATGGTAGTTCAGGGATGCTGGGAAAACAGTTGAATTCCCCTCTACTTACTACAGATTCTGCAACACTGTTCTGCCATTACAAGGtaaatttagaattaaatttttatgCTTTGGTAAAAGTGGTTTCTTTTTATGTGGAAGGAGCATATTGGATGTAAGTGTAAAAGAGTTTTGTATTTATAGTGTATAGAAATTGAACTCCTACAGCTTGCAGGTTTGTCTAGGGGAAGATTTGAAGTAGGTTTGTAAGAACCTTGAGAATTGATGTTAAATGTTAAATCAGTTAAAAGTGGGTTTTGATAGGAACTATGAGGAAGATAAAATAGGGATTTTGGGGCCTTTTTTATAAGCAGTGAAAATGCAATCACTAACAATATAGGTGAAGCTCAACAGATAACttgcttttgcttttgcttttgcaTTTGCTATTCCATGCTTTTTTGCTAAGTGCCGGTGATTGTCGTCCGTCAGTCAAGCTTCAACCTCGTAAATTTTTGCCATCTTTTGTTCCTTATGTTGGCCTTTTCATTGTGCATAATTCGTAAGCTAACTGAATGATGGCATTGCAATGTTCCTGGAGGTAATTTCGGCAGAGAATGTGTCCTACCTTATGTTTTATAAAACAAAGATTAGATGTTCTCTTGCCTCCTTTCTTTTGCTGCAGCTCCTTATATAGTTATATGAGCAGTTTCTTCAAAAGGGTCGAGTTTCCCCATTCTGCCATAGAAATTAGAAGATGAGAAGTAAACTTTTTGTACTGGAATCAGAACTGGCTGCATAACCTGTACTTCCCTACATAGTGCTTGATTCAAAGCGAGCATGCCAATAAACTATGGATGAAATATGCTAAAGGATGGAGGGTGATTTGTACCCTAAGTAACAAGCTTGCCAAACTTCTATTCTGCATAACTAAAATGTCTCTTCCTTTTCATAATTCATACCAAAGTATTGCTTTCACTTTCTCCTTTCCAGGTTTGAATTTAATCATAGGTTTATCATTCTATCTTGAAGAATTATCAATGTTTTATAGACGGTATTATCATACACGAAAATGTCTTCTACTTACTTCTGTTATTTGAACCCCATGCAAACCATCAATCATAAACCTGAATCTAAAAAGAATTTCATACTAGAGGTTGTAATGGTCAATGGAGTGTGAAAACTCTATATAACTATGCAGGCTGATCTTTCTGCTGCTTCATCAAGTATTCCAAGTTTTCCAAAAGCAACATGGGCCTCAAATGTTTCCATGAAACATCGGATTTTACATTCAACTGCACAGATAGAAAATATAATCACTAGTGATGAAGATCAGAGTATGTGGGAAGCATCTAGACAAGCTCTTTCTGCATTTAACTTCAGCGATGAAGAGAAGGACAAGATACTTGGAAAAGCATTTGGCCTTGTTCATTCGCCTTATTGGGGAGAGGAACGTAAGACTGAAGTTCCCAAATATGAGACAGTAAATGCTGTATTAGACTACCTGAGGAGCTTAAATCTTTCTGAGGATGACATGTTCAAGTTGCTCAAAAAGTTTCCGGAGGTTCTTGGATGCAAGTTGGAGGAAGAATTGAAAGCTAATATAAAGATCCTGGACGAACAGTGGGGTATTAAAGGAAAATCTCTCAGGAACCTCCTCCTTCGAAATCCGAAGGTTTTGGGTTATAATGTTGATTGTAAAGGAGACTGCATGGCACAATGCACTAGATGCTGGGTTCGTTTCTAGGCAATTCGACAAGCTGTATCAGTCTTTATGATTAAATAGAAGGCATAGAGTCATATGTAAAGAAAGGttctcactttttttttcctGGTTACCTTTTCAAAAGAAGTAATTGATTTCGAAGTTGAAGAGGTAGACTCAGAAATTATGATTTTTATTCAGACACTATTGTAAAGAATATCTTGTTTTCATAATCTGTTTTTATGGTTACATTTGTTAAAAACTTAGGATGTTAACATAAGCACACCTATAATGAAATCTCCCCTTCCTCAATCCATTCACTATGTCAAATAAGATTTGCTAAATTCCATGTCTTAGAAACTATCAAGATGTGGCTTAAGCTTTTCTTGGATTTtgtagttttaacttttaattgcATACATATAATTCTTTGTTATGGATGGAGTTTGATGGAAGGTTATAAAGTGATGATTATTGTCAATCAATCTTGAACTACTTTTAAGAACATGAATTGTGTTTGAGaactttttctctttcataaaagTGGGAAGATTCCATAATGTATTCGGCAGGAGTTGATTGTCTTGTATTGAGAATACAAAAAAAGGTTCCATATTTGTGAGCCACACTGTATGTTGGTGGTGGTGGAACATGTCCAAATAGCACATCTGATTTTGATAGTGTTTGTTGTCTATtctgattttgttttgtttcttatGTACACTTCTGTATAATAGAATGCGGAATTAAGCTATTATTTGATTCATGTAGTTGATCCTACTTTATGAAAAAAATGGTATCGTCGTATAATTTTGCCTgtaaatttaattgttttaacTTATATCAAGCTAAGTAAACCCCATGGGTTTATTTCACTCCAAGACAACCatttgtatcaattaagtgtACATGCTGggaggtttttctttttttttggtccGGACCCTAACACACATACACACGCCTCTTTACAACACAACACACTCACgcacatgtattttatactagtgactGATTTTGGTGGTTTATTTTGATATACACCTAGCATCATTGTTTTATTAATTACTATTTGATACTTTCTTTAGGTATATTAATAAGACTACTACTAGTAACTACATGGGTGTAAGCTGATGATTCATCATTATGGGATATTTGAATTTCACTTTGGACATAAAGTATTTCATGACTAGTCGTTTGAACCACAATGACCTTTATGTTAAGACTTTAACCATTTAAATGAAAGCATAGCAAAGAAACAAAAGCCATATAGATGGCAAATTATGAAGATCCAATATATCAGACACTCCTAAATTATTTAGGATTATTATATTTTAAGACAAATGACAAGGTAGAAGTTAGAACTGCATTCTGTGTCATAGTTTAATGTCATTTTGCTATATGTTGCTGCCTAGCATGGTAGGcattccattttttattttattttttatttgcaaCCCACATCTCAACTTCAATACAAGAAATCTAACTGATTTTAGTTTGAGTAAATATGATTATTTCTTTTAACACAATTTATGTCCATTAGAATAGAAACAAATTTGTCTATTATTTGACCCACCAATACTAATGATAGAATTTCACTTAAAAATTAAGTTTCTTATTCtgaatttttcctttttattcaaaagaaaaaacttttgttaaataaataaatgcataTCAACAAaagttagttaaaataataaatatttaacaaCAACCATAAAGTCTTAAGAAAGGAAAAAAGGATAAATTTTATCCATAACATAACTATTCCCTATTAAAAAGAAATTGCCTCTATCAAAAGAATATATGATTATATGTGATTTACAGCAAATATAAGAGTCAAtagtaataaataattattaaaatgtatTCAAGAAATGAAATGGTATCTTGGTCCATAAGTTTAATATGGTTTCTTTATTTCCTTAGGACTAAGGTAAACAAAAAAGTTTACGTAATAATCACATCAAAAAGTGTACTTAGTCAATTCAATAATTTCAATCACAGTTAGAAAAGTTTCAAAGTAGACACATAAACACAACATCATGCATATGAATAGGGCTCTTTGTTTGAACGATGTTGCTTACCATATATCCTAAAATACATCACCCTTCTTCTCCATATAAATAACTCATCATGGATTCAATCATTTCTCATCCCACAATTTTCTGTGTCACCTCTATCTCATCTTCTGTCTCTTTCTTGTCACCTAAGAAAGCTAAGTAGGCAAGCAATGGCATCCACCAGAACTACCACACTAGTGTTGTTCATTATCTGTTTGATCTTTATACAAGAGGTGAACTAATtaagtttcaattttaattttgatttttaactTACACATTATGTTATTCATTACATGAATTGATTTTCATCTTGTGATTAGTTGGAGATCCATGGGTTGGAGGAGATCCAGGGTGGAAATCAGGACATGACAGCAGCCCACCATCATATAGGTAAGTAATTAAGCAAAACTTGTGCGATGAATGCATGGCTATGTATGAAAAG
This window harbors:
- the LOC112780002 gene encoding uncharacterized protein isoform X2 — translated: MAQQRQSGMERFGVRGDPLYPNGGSPDHVAVGIRGGAVGVATHKQNRHRRSARSERGWRVPVPAILLFLFLVLVLTVVTFSYISREEISNGGDIADDSKAESDFLTNIPRIEKKVLEFGQGSGGHGRDSRYWDRDDRRRDDDYNEDMMKQTGGDTGDEKAEVVLLKKKKNDVKSSQGYSDTGVKRKGTGLYNEAGRHELRRYEEEYEASLKNAGRSGEGDGKMSHDSDLNKKNAMDDIDDDYDDFFDFHESEVDDSDNSKHVRGKVSSSNVVALDNGFQQESHDSFDAGTNDDDISEGDGGASFSNKRKASSSKKSQPETKRKSRHRSCEMKLLNSTTQLVEPLESRKFARFNLHYTETEEKPEGVEEWVPRFGGHQSLEERENSFFARDQNINCGFVRGPQGYPSTGFDLAEDDASYISRCHIAVISCIFGNSDRLRVPAYKTITRLSRKNVCFVMFTDEITVRTLTAEGHVPDRMGFIGFWKLVVVKNLPYDDMRRVGKIPKLLPHRLFPFARYSIWLDSKLRLQLDPYLILEYFLWRKGYEFAISNHYDRHCVWEEVAQNKKLNKYNHTVIDEQFAFYKADGLQRFNASDPNKLLPSNVPEGSFIIRAHTPMSNLFSCLWFNEVDRFTPRDQLSFAYTYQKLRRMNPDKPFHLNMFKDCERRHIAKLFRHRMDEKRRVAQKATE